The Polymorphobacter megasporae genome window below encodes:
- a CDS encoding fumarylacetoacetate hydrolase family protein: MKLLRYGPKGQERPGMLDADGGIRCLAGVIGDIDPGVLGTRLAALAGVDVASLPRVDAGVRLAEPVARVGKFICIGLNYRDHAAESGQPVPTEPIIFTKAISAIIGPNDDVVLPPTSAKSDWEVELGVVIGKEARYVSVEDALGHIAGVCVVNDLSEREYQLERGGTWDKGKGCDTFGPFGPYLVTLDEAGDLNALGLWLDVNGERMQTGSTSELIFDVPFIVSYVSRFMSLQPGDVISTGTPPGVGMGKKPQRWLTEGDVITLGIDGLGEQRQAVRRYGA; encoded by the coding sequence ATGAAATTACTGCGTTACGGCCCGAAGGGGCAGGAGCGTCCGGGTATGCTCGACGCCGACGGCGGCATCCGCTGCCTCGCCGGGGTGATCGGCGATATCGATCCGGGCGTCCTCGGCACGAGGCTGGCGGCGCTCGCCGGGGTCGACGTCGCGAGCCTGCCGCGGGTCGATGCCGGAGTGCGCCTCGCCGAGCCGGTCGCGCGAGTCGGCAAGTTCATCTGCATCGGCCTCAACTACCGCGACCACGCCGCCGAATCGGGCCAGCCGGTTCCCACCGAGCCGATCATCTTCACCAAGGCGATCTCGGCGATCATCGGCCCGAACGACGACGTCGTCCTGCCGCCGACCTCGGCCAAGTCCGACTGGGAGGTCGAACTCGGCGTCGTCATCGGCAAGGAGGCGCGCTACGTTTCGGTCGAGGATGCGCTGGGTCACATCGCCGGGGTGTGCGTCGTCAACGACTTGTCCGAGCGCGAGTACCAGCTCGAACGCGGCGGGACGTGGGACAAGGGCAAGGGCTGCGACACCTTCGGGCCGTTCGGGCCGTATCTGGTCACGCTCGACGAGGCGGGCGACCTCAATGCGCTCGGCCTGTGGCTCGACGTCAACGGCGAGCGGATGCAGACCGGCAGCACGTCCGAACTGATCTTCGACGTGCCGTTCATCGTCAGCTACGTCAGCCGCTTCATGAGCCTCCAGCCGGGCGACGTCATCAGCACCGGCACCCCTCCCGGCGTCGGCATGGGCAAGAAACCGCAGCGCTGGCTGACCGAGGGCGACGTCATCACCCTCGGTATCGACGGGCTCGGCGAGCAGCGGCAGGCGGTACGGCGTTACGGGGCGTAG
- a CDS encoding c-type cytochrome, giving the protein MIRFAAAALALMMLAPAALAQNAPPAAPVAGDAAKLFPAGPGHDTTLRICSTCHSPGIAAQQRLSPDGWKSIVEQMAGFGAPGTDAELAEITAYLAKSFPEPAK; this is encoded by the coding sequence TTGATCCGTTTCGCCGCCGCCGCACTTGCGCTGATGATGCTCGCCCCCGCGGCGCTCGCGCAGAACGCGCCTCCCGCCGCGCCGGTTGCGGGCGATGCCGCGAAACTGTTCCCCGCGGGGCCGGGGCACGACACGACGCTGCGCATCTGTTCGACGTGTCACTCGCCCGGAATTGCGGCGCAGCAACGCCTCAGCCCCGACGGGTGGAAGTCGATCGTCGAGCAGATGGCGGGCTTCGGCGCGCCCGGGACCGACGCCGAACTCGCTGAGATCACGGCGTATCTGGCGAAGTCGTTTCCCGAACCGGCGAAATAG
- the glcF gene encoding glycolate oxidase subunit GlcF, which produces MTTQTEAREATGIIRKCVHCGFCTATCPTYLLLGDELDSPRGRIVLIKDMLASDAPPAPSTVKHIDRCLSCLSCATTCPSGVDYMHLIDHAREHIEVTYRRPPGERLLRSLLANVLSRRGIFRFATSLARLTHPFAGVLPRQLGAMAAAAPARAVPRGVADRPGVFPAIGPRVARVAMLSGCVQPVLAPSIDDAAVRLMTRHGVEVVIARTGCCGALAHHMGKSDDARRLAKANILAWELEIAKGLDAIVVTTSGCGTTIKDYGHLFAGDAEWQSRAARVAALAKDITEVMATVGLQPPVLALGTAVAYHSACSMQHGQRVTAQPRELLAAAGFAVREIGEGHICCGSAGTYSILQPELSTRLRDRKLAAIDRTGAAIVATGNIGCISHLASGGATMVHTVELLDWATGGPRPVGV; this is translated from the coding sequence ATGACGACGCAAACCGAAGCCCGCGAAGCGACCGGCATCATCCGCAAGTGCGTCCATTGCGGCTTCTGCACGGCGACGTGCCCGACCTACCTCCTCCTTGGCGACGAGCTCGACAGCCCGCGCGGTCGGATCGTCCTGATCAAGGACATGCTCGCGTCGGACGCGCCCCCGGCCCCGTCGACGGTCAAGCACATCGACCGCTGCCTGAGCTGCCTGAGCTGCGCGACGACATGCCCGTCGGGGGTCGATTACATGCACCTGATCGACCATGCCCGGGAGCATATCGAGGTGACCTACCGCCGTCCGCCGGGCGAGCGCCTCCTCCGCTCCCTCCTCGCCAACGTCTTGAGCCGACGCGGAATTTTTCGCTTCGCGACGAGCCTCGCGCGCCTGACCCACCCCTTCGCCGGCGTCCTGCCGCGCCAGCTCGGGGCGATGGCAGCCGCCGCTCCCGCCCGCGCCGTACCCCGTGGCGTCGCCGACCGGCCCGGCGTTTTCCCAGCGATCGGTCCGCGCGTCGCCCGCGTCGCAATGCTGTCGGGGTGCGTCCAGCCGGTCCTCGCGCCGTCGATCGACGACGCCGCGGTGCGCCTGATGACGCGTCACGGCGTCGAGGTGGTCATCGCCCGCACCGGCTGCTGCGGCGCGCTGGCGCATCACATGGGCAAGTCCGACGACGCGCGCCGCCTCGCCAAGGCCAATATCCTCGCGTGGGAGTTGGAGATCGCCAAGGGCCTCGATGCGATCGTCGTGACGACCTCGGGTTGCGGCACGACGATCAAGGATTACGGGCACTTGTTCGCTGGCGACGCCGAATGGCAATCGCGCGCCGCCCGTGTCGCCGCACTCGCGAAGGACATCACCGAGGTCATGGCGACGGTCGGGCTCCAGCCCCCGGTGCTCGCCCTCGGCACCGCAGTCGCCTATCATTCAGCGTGTTCGATGCAGCATGGTCAACGGGTTACGGCGCAGCCCCGCGAATTGCTCGCAGCGGCGGGGTTCGCGGTCCGCGAGATCGGCGAGGGGCATATCTGCTGCGGCTCGGCGGGAACTTACAGCATCCTCCAGCCCGAACTGTCGACCCGGCTGCGCGACCGCAAGCTCGCCGCGATCGACCGGACCGGCGCCGCGATCGTCGCCACCGGCAACATCGGCTGCATCAGCCACCTCGCGTCAGGTGGCGCAACGATGGTTCACACCGTCGAACTGCTCGACTGGGCGACCGGCGGCCCGCGCCCGGTCGGAGTTTAG
- a CDS encoding FAD-binding protein: MTTIYADTADAVADVVREAYAAGRTLEVIGTGSRRGYGRPVDADSVLDVSGLSGIVDYDPAELVLTARPGTPVAEITALVSGHGQHLAFDPPDLAPLWGGEPGAGTLGGLLGLGLGGSRRVSAGAPRDHFLGFAAVNGRGENFSAGGKVIKNVTGYDLPKLLAGALGTLAVLTEVTIKVLPAPRAAMTLTWFGLGDRAAIVAMTRALNSPMVLQAAAHVPAGCGACADRVRAATRLHLAGVPVAVAANARNLADLLGDFGVPEAIQDAEAIWRDIGGVERFTKPGEIVWRVVLPPSTAAAFTAALAPGNARWFYDWGGGLVWVILPDAADGHAAMVRGALAATAGADGHATLVRAPDAVRCAVAPFQPLAPTLAALSDRVRQRFDPGGVLNPGRIWATS; the protein is encoded by the coding sequence TTGACGACGATTTATGCCGATACCGCCGACGCCGTCGCCGATGTGGTGCGCGAGGCGTATGCCGCGGGACGGACGCTTGAAGTCATCGGCACCGGCAGCCGCCGCGGCTATGGCCGTCCGGTCGATGCCGACTCGGTCCTCGATGTGTCGGGCCTCAGCGGCATCGTCGACTACGACCCGGCCGAACTCGTCCTGACTGCGCGCCCGGGAACGCCGGTCGCCGAAATCACCGCGCTGGTTTCCGGACACGGCCAGCACCTCGCGTTCGATCCCCCCGACCTCGCCCCGTTATGGGGCGGAGAACCGGGAGCCGGAACCCTCGGCGGACTGCTCGGCCTCGGCCTCGGCGGCTCGCGACGCGTCTCGGCGGGAGCGCCGCGCGACCATTTCCTCGGCTTCGCGGCGGTGAACGGGCGCGGCGAAAACTTCTCCGCAGGCGGCAAGGTGATCAAGAACGTCACCGGCTACGACCTGCCGAAATTGCTCGCCGGAGCGCTCGGGACACTCGCGGTCCTGACCGAAGTAACGATCAAGGTCCTCCCCGCGCCGCGCGCTGCGATGACGCTGACGTGGTTCGGGCTCGGCGATCGTGCGGCGATCGTGGCGATGACCCGCGCACTAAATAGCCCGATGGTGCTTCAGGCAGCTGCTCATGTTCCCGCTGGGTGCGGGGCATGTGCGGACCGTGTGCGCGCGGCGACGCGGCTTCATCTGGCGGGCGTTCCGGTCGCGGTGGCCGCAAATGCGCGAAATCTGGCGGACCTATTGGGTGATTTCGGCGTCCCCGAGGCGATTCAAGACGCCGAGGCCATCTGGCGCGATATCGGCGGCGTCGAACGCTTCACCAAGCCCGGCGAAATCGTCTGGCGGGTCGTCCTGCCCCCCTCCACCGCCGCCGCCTTCACCGCCGCGCTCGCTCCCGGCAACGCGCGCTGGTTCTACGATTGGGGCGGCGGCCTCGTCTGGGTGATTCTCCCCGATGCCGCCGACGGCCATGCCGCGATGGTACGCGGCGCTCTCGCAGCGACCGCCGGAGCCGACGGCCATGCAACGCTGGTCCGCGCCCCCGACGCCGTCCGCTGCGCCGTCGCGCCGTTCCAGCCGCTTGCCCCAACACTCGCCGCATTGTCCGATCGCGTCCGCCAGCGGTTCGATCCCGGCGGCGTCCTCAACCCCGGCCGGATATGGGCAACCTCCTGA
- a CDS encoding cystathionine gamma-synthase family protein produces the protein MTDPTEAGLSGVPRKRKVAAQSTSLGNHKLHPSTMMMGYGFDPALSEGSLKPPIFLTSTYVFETAAEGKRFFEGITGVRPGGSEGLVYSRFNGPNQEILEDRLALWEEAEDALVFSSGMSAIATTFLAMVKPGDVIVHSAPLYAATETLIARILGRLGVTFLDFPAGATQPEIEAKLAEAKARGRIAAIYLESPANPTNALVDVEAVRDARAAVLGDVEAGELPPIIIDNTFLGPLWAQPLKQGADLVIYSLTKYVGGHSDLVAGGVLGTKAAILPVRMTRNTIGTITDPHTAWMLLRSLETLELRMTRAGENARVVCELLRDHPKVERVGYLGFLEPGSRQHDIYTRHCLGAGSTFSVIVKGGEAEAFRLLDNLKLVKLAVSLGGTESLASHPAAMTHLSVAPARKAELGITDNLVRVSIGVEHPDDLIADFTQALAAM, from the coding sequence ATGACCGATCCGACCGAAGCCGGCCTCAGCGGCGTGCCGCGCAAGCGCAAGGTCGCGGCGCAGTCGACCTCGCTTGGCAACCACAAGCTCCATCCGTCAACGATGATGATGGGTTACGGCTTCGATCCGGCGCTGTCGGAGGGCTCGCTCAAGCCGCCGATCTTCCTAACCTCGACCTACGTCTTCGAGACCGCCGCTGAGGGCAAGCGCTTCTTCGAAGGCATCACCGGGGTCCGTCCGGGCGGGTCCGAGGGCCTCGTCTATTCGCGGTTCAACGGCCCCAATCAGGAGATCCTCGAGGACCGGCTGGCGCTGTGGGAGGAGGCCGAGGACGCTTTGGTGTTCTCGAGCGGCATGTCGGCGATCGCGACGACCTTCCTCGCGATGGTCAAACCGGGCGACGTCATCGTCCATTCGGCCCCGTTATATGCCGCGACCGAGACGCTGATCGCGCGCATCCTCGGGCGGCTCGGCGTGACCTTCCTCGACTTCCCGGCGGGCGCGACGCAGCCCGAGATCGAGGCCAAGCTCGCCGAGGCCAAGGCCCGCGGCCGGATCGCGGCGATCTACCTCGAAAGCCCGGCGAACCCGACCAACGCGTTGGTCGACGTCGAGGCGGTCCGCGATGCCCGCGCGGCGGTGCTCGGCGACGTCGAAGCGGGCGAATTGCCGCCGATCATCATCGACAACACCTTCCTCGGGCCACTCTGGGCGCAGCCGCTCAAGCAGGGCGCCGACCTCGTCATCTACTCGCTGACCAAGTACGTCGGCGGGCACAGCGACCTCGTCGCGGGCGGGGTCCTTGGCACCAAGGCGGCGATCCTGCCGGTGCGGATGACGCGCAACACGATCGGCACGATCACCGACCCGCACACCGCGTGGATGCTGTTGCGGAGCCTCGAAACGCTCGAACTCCGCATGACGCGCGCCGGGGAGAACGCCCGCGTCGTCTGCGAACTCCTCCGCGACCACCCGAAGGTCGAGCGCGTCGGCTATCTCGGCTTCCTCGAGCCGGGCAGCCGCCAGCACGACATCTACACCCGCCACTGCCTCGGCGCGGGATCGACCTTCTCGGTCATCGTCAAGGGCGGCGAGGCGGAGGCGTTCCGGCTCCTCGACAACCTCAAGCTGGTTAAGCTCGCGGTCAGCCTCGGCGGCACCGAAAGCCTCGCGTCGCATCCGGCGGCGATGACGCATCTGTCGGTCGCCCCGGCGCGCAAGGCCGAGCTCGGGATTACCGACAACCTCGTCCGCGTATCGATCGGCGTCGAGCATCCCGACGACCTGATCGCCGACTTCACCCAGGCGCTCGCCGCGATGTAA
- a CDS encoding TPM domain-containing protein, with amino-acid sequence MTKLPLLLALLAIASSGPAAARPALALAGWVTDDAHVLPARDRAQLTRQLAAWEKATGHQMVVVTMPSLHGQDIKAFTTKLGDDWGVGRAKYSDGVVILVVASDRKVRIGVGYGLEPSLPDAWCHQLLTGAMIPRFRRLDYASGIAAGVSAIIGKVGTVRLPVFPPRPVAVPSPRPRAYAP; translated from the coding sequence ATGACCAAGCTCCCCCTGCTGCTCGCGCTGCTCGCCATTGCGTCGAGCGGACCGGCAGCCGCGCGCCCGGCCCTAGCCCTTGCAGGCTGGGTCACCGACGACGCGCATGTCCTCCCGGCCCGCGATCGGGCGCAACTAACCCGGCAACTCGCGGCGTGGGAGAAGGCGACGGGGCACCAGATGGTCGTCGTCACGATGCCATCACTCCATGGACAGGATATCAAGGCGTTCACGACGAAACTGGGCGACGACTGGGGCGTCGGGCGCGCAAAATATAGCGACGGAGTCGTCATCCTCGTCGTCGCCTCCGATCGCAAAGTGCGGATCGGCGTCGGCTACGGCCTCGAACCCAGCCTGCCCGACGCGTGGTGCCATCAACTGCTCACAGGCGCGATGATCCCGCGCTTCCGCAGGCTCGACTATGCGAGCGGGATCGCCGCAGGGGTCAGCGCGATCATCGGCAAGGTCGGGACGGTACGACTCCCCGTCTTCCCGCCCCGGCCGGTTGCAGTGCCTTCCCCCCGGCCGCGAGCCTACGCCCCGTAA
- a CDS encoding GntR family transcriptional regulator produces MTAMIPIPDATPSTLRSHVVRRLRSEILSGKYRPGDRLNESQIAREFNISRIPVREALSQLQEQGLVMNHERRGMFVIKLGDDEVQQINSLRMVLESEAMLLARARMTPAILSELTALVEQMDAWDGPLLDAADLDRRFHAVIWRASGNPYLERALDQLTTALFAHKALEHSSREIRRWRLNHHRALLDVVASPDGGDPMMALLTHLRMAYSEPEKFSSLAVRPALPAAAIPARAKAPGAVPA; encoded by the coding sequence ATGACCGCGATGATCCCAATTCCCGATGCCACGCCGTCGACGCTGCGCAGCCATGTCGTCCGCAGGCTGCGTTCGGAAATCCTGTCGGGCAAGTACCGCCCCGGCGACCGGCTCAACGAGAGCCAGATCGCGCGCGAGTTCAACATCAGCCGAATTCCGGTGCGCGAGGCACTGTCGCAGCTCCAGGAGCAGGGGCTGGTGATGAACCACGAGCGGCGCGGGATGTTCGTCATCAAGCTCGGCGACGACGAGGTCCAGCAGATCAACAGCCTGCGGATGGTCCTCGAATCCGAAGCGATGCTGCTTGCGCGGGCGCGGATGACGCCGGCGATCCTTAGCGAACTGACCGCGCTGGTCGAGCAGATGGATGCGTGGGACGGGCCGCTGCTCGACGCCGCCGACCTCGACCGGCGTTTCCACGCGGTAATCTGGCGCGCGAGCGGCAACCCGTATCTCGAACGCGCGCTCGACCAGCTGACGACCGCGCTGTTCGCCCACAAGGCGCTCGAACACTCGAGCCGCGAGATCCGGCGGTGGCGGCTCAATCATCATCGCGCGCTGCTCGATGTCGTCGCGAGTCCCGATGGCGGCGATCCGATGATGGCGCTGCTGACGCATCTGCGGATGGCGTATAGCGAGCCCGAGAAATTCTCGAGCCTCGCGGTTCGCCCGGCGCTGCCCGCCGCCGCGATCCCTGCGCGCGCCAAGGCACCCGGCGCTGTCCCCGCCTAA
- a CDS encoding SDR family oxidoreductase → MGRLDGKTCLVTGAAQGIGAAIIAAFVREGARVIATDLRPDAIAAAEGVTAVAMDVTDAGAVATVAAAHRDVDVLVNCAGWVANGSILDADPADLMRSFDINVVSMMTTIRAFLPPMRARGTGSIVNIASVVSSVKAAPNRFAYATSKAAVIGLTMSVARDFIADGVRCNAISPGTVDSPSLAERMSVGGDLAATRAAFVARQPMGRLGTPAEIAEIAVLLASDEARFMSGANIVIDGGMSL, encoded by the coding sequence ATGGGACGGCTCGACGGGAAAACCTGCCTCGTGACCGGTGCGGCGCAGGGCATCGGCGCGGCGATCATCGCGGCGTTCGTCCGCGAAGGCGCGCGGGTGATCGCGACCGACCTGCGCCCCGACGCGATCGCTGCCGCGGAGGGCGTCACGGCGGTGGCGATGGACGTCACCGATGCGGGCGCCGTCGCCACGGTCGCCGCCGCGCACCGCGATGTCGACGTCCTCGTCAATTGTGCCGGGTGGGTCGCGAATGGCTCTATCCTCGACGCCGATCCCGCCGACCTGATGCGCAGCTTCGACATCAACGTCGTCTCGATGATGACGACGATCCGCGCCTTCCTCCCGCCGATGCGCGCGCGCGGCACCGGGTCGATCGTCAACATCGCCTCGGTGGTGTCGTCGGTGAAAGCCGCGCCGAACCGCTTCGCCTACGCGACGTCGAAGGCGGCGGTGATCGGGCTGACGATGTCGGTCGCGCGCGATTTCATCGCCGACGGCGTTCGCTGCAACGCGATCAGCCCCGGCACGGTCGACAGCCCGTCGCTCGCCGAGCGGATGAGCGTGGGCGGCGACCTCGCCGCCACCCGCGCGGCGTTCGTCGCCCGCCAGCCGATGGGCCGCCTCGGCACCCCGGCGGAAATCGCCGAGATCGCCGTGCTGCTCGCCAGCGACGAGGCACGCTTCATGTCGGGCGCGAACATCGTCATCGACGGGGGCATGAGTTTATAG
- a CDS encoding outer membrane protein assembly factor BamB family protein — protein sequence MGLMLRVACSCIALLSSVAGTAADAPRTDWPMAQQNLAGQRYSTLDEITPANVARLQPAWTYHMRPAADAQARLQLSEATPLVIGTSLYLATPYGRIVALDSTTGAEKWTYVIPGDDRASLRGVAYWPGADGAPATIVFGTRGGKLISISAADGTPSPGFGTGGIVDLKTPEVMTTGMDKSYILPSPPIVWKNLVITGAGPGEGPGGLNGGVGPAGDTRAWDLRTGKLVWAFHSVPRAGEVGYDTWKNGSGKDRSGVNVWGYMTIDAERGILYMPFGAPNNDRVGVDRPGNNLFSSSIVAVSADTGKYIWHFQAVHHDIWDMDTQSPPILFDVHRGGRTIPAVATVNKNALMYILDRTTGKPVFGVVERKVPPSDVPGEQASPTQPFPVLPEPLAQNTLRRDNLYKGLPEHQAFCEKLVDDNNMLLAGEPFIPTRYNRYTVSLPGTQGGVNYYGGAYDPKLGLFVTNINNLAQPMRIVRNADGSFSNSGPLAGLVRFWNPATHLPCGPTPWGQLVAVDVNTGKMAWRSTLGVTDSMPAGQQATGRPGLGGAIVTAGGVTFVGATDDRRFRAFETRTGKEVWTYTLPASAEATPITYAGQGGRQMVAIVATGGGLIGAKLESDVLVVFALPGASH from the coding sequence ATGGGTTTGATGTTGCGCGTGGCGTGCAGTTGCATCGCCTTGTTGTCGAGCGTCGCGGGTACGGCGGCCGATGCCCCACGAACCGACTGGCCGATGGCGCAACAGAACCTCGCCGGTCAGCGCTATTCGACGCTCGACGAGATAACTCCCGCGAACGTCGCTCGCCTCCAGCCCGCGTGGACGTATCACATGCGCCCCGCCGCCGATGCTCAGGCGCGGCTGCAGCTCTCCGAAGCAACTCCGCTGGTGATCGGCACATCGCTCTACCTCGCCACGCCGTATGGCCGGATCGTCGCGCTCGACTCGACGACTGGAGCCGAGAAATGGACCTACGTCATCCCCGGCGACGACCGGGCCTCGTTGCGCGGCGTCGCCTACTGGCCGGGGGCGGACGGCGCTCCGGCGACGATCGTGTTCGGGACGCGCGGCGGCAAGCTCATCTCGATCAGCGCGGCCGACGGCACACCGAGCCCCGGCTTCGGCACCGGCGGCATCGTCGACCTCAAGACGCCCGAGGTCATGACCACCGGGATGGACAAGAGCTACATCCTGCCGTCGCCACCGATCGTGTGGAAGAACCTCGTCATTACCGGCGCGGGGCCGGGCGAGGGGCCGGGCGGGCTCAACGGCGGCGTCGGCCCGGCGGGGGACACGCGGGCTTGGGATTTGCGGACGGGGAAGCTGGTGTGGGCGTTTCATTCGGTGCCGCGCGCCGGGGAGGTCGGGTACGACACGTGGAAGAATGGCAGCGGAAAGGACCGCTCTGGTGTCAACGTCTGGGGCTATATGACGATCGATGCCGAGCGGGGCATCCTCTACATGCCGTTCGGCGCCCCGAACAACGACCGCGTCGGCGTCGACCGTCCGGGCAACAACCTCTTCTCGAGCTCGATCGTCGCGGTCAGCGCCGACACCGGCAAATACATCTGGCACTTCCAGGCGGTCCACCACGACATCTGGGACATGGACACCCAGTCGCCGCCGATCCTGTTCGATGTCCATCGCGGCGGCAGGACGATCCCCGCGGTCGCCACGGTCAACAAGAATGCGCTAATGTACATTCTCGACCGCACGACCGGAAAGCCGGTCTTCGGGGTCGTCGAGCGCAAGGTTCCGCCGAGCGACGTCCCCGGCGAGCAGGCGTCGCCGACCCAGCCGTTTCCGGTCCTGCCCGAGCCGCTCGCGCAGAACACGCTACGCCGCGACAACCTGTATAAGGGGCTCCCCGAGCATCAGGCGTTCTGCGAGAAGTTGGTCGACGACAACAACATGCTGCTTGCAGGTGAGCCGTTCATCCCGACGCGGTACAATCGCTACACCGTGTCGCTGCCGGGGACGCAGGGTGGGGTCAATTATTACGGCGGCGCCTACGACCCGAAGCTCGGGCTGTTCGTGACCAATATCAACAATTTGGCGCAGCCGATGCGGATCGTCCGCAACGCCGACGGCAGCTTCAGCAACTCGGGGCCGCTCGCCGGTCTGGTTCGCTTCTGGAACCCGGCGACGCACCTGCCGTGCGGGCCGACACCGTGGGGGCAGCTCGTCGCGGTCGACGTCAACACCGGCAAGATGGCGTGGCGATCGACGCTCGGCGTCACCGACTCGATGCCTGCCGGGCAGCAGGCGACCGGGCGGCCCGGGCTCGGCGGGGCGATCGTCACCGCGGGCGGCGTTACCTTCGTCGGTGCGACCGACGACCGGCGCTTCCGCGCGTTCGAGACGCGAACCGGCAAGGAAGTGTGGACGTACACGCTCCCGGCATCCGCCGAGGCGACGCCGATCACCTATGCCGGGCAGGGCGGGCGGCAGATGGTGGCGATCGTCGCGACCGGCGGCGGCTTGATCGGTGCCAAGCTCGAGAGCGATGTGCTAGTCGTCTTCGCCTTGCCGGGAGCATCGCATTGA
- a CDS encoding FAD-linked oxidase C-terminal domain-containing protein encodes MKMPCPDDAVIADRVALVRGLRGVSDSVIDDPAELAAYASDGLTAYSQLPLAVVLPRTTADVAAILNYCHAAGIKVVPRGSGTSLSGGALPLADGIVLGLGRFNRILDIDLANRCAVVQPGVTNLAISHAVAGDGFYYAPDPSSQIACSIGGNVAENAGGVHCLKYGMTSNNLLGVELVLMTGEIVRLGGKALDGAGYDLLGIVCGSEGLLGVVTEVTVRILPKPECQRALLLGFPTMVAAAECVAAIIGDGIIPAAIEIMDRPAIHAAEAFVHAGYPLDVEALMIVEVDGTPAEADHLIATIDALALVNGATTIQASNSDIERTLFWAGRKAAFPAVGRIASDYYCVDGTIPRRTLPAVLTAITRIAAARGLSVANVFHAGDGNLHPLILYDGDVPGQLEAAEAVGAAILEECVRVGGVLTGEHGVGVEKRDLMLRQFTAVDLAQQTAIKCAFDDRNLLNPGKVFPELCRCAEMGRVHVHRGATRFPELPRF; translated from the coding sequence ATGAAGATGCCGTGTCCCGACGACGCCGTGATCGCCGACCGCGTCGCGCTGGTCCGCGGCCTGCGCGGCGTTAGCGACAGCGTCATCGACGACCCCGCCGAGCTCGCGGCATACGCCAGCGACGGGCTCACCGCATATAGCCAGCTGCCGCTCGCGGTCGTCCTGCCGCGCACGACCGCCGACGTCGCCGCGATCCTTAACTATTGCCACGCCGCCGGGATCAAGGTCGTCCCGCGCGGATCGGGCACGTCGTTGTCGGGGGGCGCCCTGCCGCTCGCCGACGGCATCGTCCTCGGCCTCGGGCGGTTCAACCGCATCCTCGACATCGACCTCGCCAACCGCTGCGCCGTCGTCCAGCCCGGCGTCACCAACCTCGCGATCAGCCACGCGGTCGCGGGCGACGGCTTCTACTACGCCCCCGACCCGTCGAGCCAGATCGCCTGCTCGATCGGCGGCAACGTCGCCGAGAACGCCGGCGGGGTACATTGCCTGAAGTACGGGATGACGAGCAACAACCTGCTCGGCGTCGAGCTCGTCCTGATGACCGGCGAGATCGTCCGGCTCGGCGGCAAGGCGCTCGACGGCGCCGGCTACGACCTGCTCGGCATCGTCTGCGGGTCGGAGGGGCTGCTCGGCGTCGTCACCGAAGTCACGGTCCGCATCCTGCCGAAGCCCGAATGCCAGCGCGCCCTGCTCCTCGGCTTCCCGACGATGGTCGCGGCGGCCGAGTGTGTCGCGGCGATCATCGGCGACGGCATCATCCCGGCGGCGATCGAGATCATGGACCGCCCGGCGATCCATGCCGCCGAGGCATTCGTCCACGCCGGCTACCCGCTCGACGTCGAGGCGCTGATGATCGTCGAGGTCGACGGCACCCCGGCCGAGGCCGATCACCTGATCGCGACGATCGACGCGCTCGCGCTGGTCAACGGCGCAACGACGATCCAGGCATCGAACAGCGACATCGAACGCACCCTGTTCTGGGCGGGGCGCAAGGCCGCCTTCCCCGCGGTCGGCCGGATCGCGTCGGACTATTACTGTGTCGATGGCACGATCCCGCGCCGCACCCTGCCCGCCGTTCTGACCGCGATCACGAGAATCGCCGCCGCGCGCGGGCTGTCGGTGGCGAACGTCTTCCACGCCGGCGACGGCAACCTCCACCCGCTGATCCTCTACGACGGCGACGTTCCGGGACAGCTCGAGGCCGCCGAGGCGGTCGGCGCGGCGATCCTCGAGGAATGCGTCCGCGTCGGCGGCGTCCTCACAGGCGAGCACGGCGTCGGTGTCGAGAAGCGCGACCTGATGCTCCGCCAGTTCACCGCGGTCGATCTGGCGCAGCAGACCGCGATCAAATGCGCGTTCGACGACAGGAATTTGCTCAACCCCGGCAAGGTCTTCCCCGAACTGTGTCGCTGCGCCGAGATGGGCCGCGTCCACGTCCATCGCGGCGCGACGCGCTTCCCCGAGCTGCCGCGCTTTTGA